Proteins co-encoded in one Nicotiana sylvestris chromosome 7, ASM39365v2, whole genome shotgun sequence genomic window:
- the LOC104216299 gene encoding uclacyanin 1-like: MPKLANFLLIEMAMLRLLSSLAVIAMVLGSAMATDYTVGSPNGGWDQTSDLQSWVASQKFFVGDKITFSYAPSHTVLEVTKAQYDSCDNTNPIAIYSGGMTVITLASVGKRYFICGTGGHCGSGMKLEVNILTKASPPPPAKPATPPTATPTAPPPSTPATPPPSTPTTPPASAPSTTPVTSPPSSSPSPKSSSAPSPKHAPKSSPALSPSKSSHAHSPAMPPAGSPTTPVVEAPGLPPSSVPAPSPPAPSSADKIRVIAGSTVGFGFSVMLMFFL; encoded by the exons ATGCCCAAATTAGCTAATTTTCTGCTGATTGAAATGGCGATGCTAAGACTATTGAGTAGTTTGGCTGTCATAGCTATGGTGCTTGGGTCAGCCATGGCTACAGATTACACAGTGGGAAGTCCTAATGGTGGATGGGACCAAACTAGTGATCTTCAATCATGGGTTGCATCTCAAAAGTTCTTCGTTGGAGATAAAATAA CTTTTTCATATGCTCCAAGCCATACTGTGCTTGAAGTTACAAAGGCTCAATATGACTCCTGTGACAACACAAATCCTATTGCAATTTATAGTGGAGGCATGACAGTCATTACTCTAGCTTCTGTCGGCAAGAGATACTTCATATGTGGAACTGGTGGACATTGTGGCTCAGGAATGAAACTCGAAGTCAACATTCTTACCAAGGCTTCTCCACCCCCACCAGCCAAACCGGCTACTCCGCCAACAGCAACTCCCACAGCTCCACCACCATCAACCCCCGCAACTCCACCACCGTCAACCCCTACAACTCCACCAGCATCTGCCCCTTCCACCACCCCAGTTACTTCCCCTCCCTCTTCGTCACCATCTCCCAAGTCTTCATCAGCACCCTCACCAAAACATGCACCTAAGAGTTCCCCTGCACTGTCACCTTCCAAGTCTTCCCACGCTCACAGCCCTGCCATGCCTCCTGCTGGCAGTCCAACAACCCCTGTTGTTGAGGCCCCAGGATTGCCTCCTTCTAGTGTTCCTGCACCTTCCCCACCTGCCCCATCATCAGCTGATAAAATCCGCGTCATTGCTGGTTCTACAGTTGGATTTGGCTTTTCGGTTATGCTGATGTTCTTTCTTTAA